Proteins from a genomic interval of Burkholderiales bacterium:
- a CDS encoding flagellar hook-length control protein FliK yields the protein MEAIPAMPVTPAQVPNAAAARDAKGSEPADTSGFGDALKDEIASRSSDAKDVPADEAATDAPADEKADDTAAADAPALDPAVAALLGEPSAQQTAAALAAQGQIQPQTVTPQQPAVDAAATDAVADATIAETAPAGVRGARAESPGEQRVDERSVRRGRGGAERAGVDKAGERAPAERSTLERIAVERGAERGASERALAERPVTAEHRSGELRAVRDGGDRPFVAGDKSATDTPGASFQTGFTVDRFASAADAPVPVAASAPTLDSLSAGTLGTKWGASAAGTGADAVGAAPTATARVDTPLGLPGWGDAFQQKVVWMVDRQLERAELHINPQHLGPVDVMLDMTGDGAQIAFTSPHAAVREAIESTLPDLRNALDARGLSLGQASVGADSGAAREQFAEQAREAARNAHPGRSGGSEPVVEARTPARAAIVRRGLVDTFA from the coding sequence ATGGAAGCGATCCCCGCAATGCCGGTCACGCCGGCGCAGGTTCCGAACGCGGCAGCGGCGCGCGACGCGAAAGGCTCCGAACCCGCCGACACGAGCGGCTTCGGCGACGCGCTCAAGGACGAGATCGCGTCGCGTTCGAGCGACGCCAAAGACGTTCCTGCCGACGAGGCCGCGACGGATGCGCCCGCCGACGAGAAAGCGGACGACACCGCCGCCGCCGACGCGCCCGCGCTCGATCCGGCGGTCGCGGCGCTGCTCGGCGAACCGAGCGCGCAACAGACCGCGGCGGCGCTTGCGGCGCAGGGTCAGATCCAGCCGCAGACCGTGACTCCGCAACAACCTGCGGTCGACGCGGCCGCTACCGATGCGGTGGCGGACGCGACGATCGCCGAAACCGCTCCGGCGGGCGTGCGCGGCGCGCGCGCCGAGTCGCCCGGCGAGCAGCGCGTGGACGAGCGCAGTGTTCGTCGGGGTCGCGGGGGAGCCGAGCGTGCGGGCGTCGACAAAGCGGGCGAGCGGGCACCGGCCGAGCGCAGCACGCTCGAGCGCATCGCCGTCGAACGCGGCGCCGAGCGCGGCGCGTCCGAGCGCGCGCTGGCCGAGCGGCCCGTGACGGCCGAGCACCGGTCGGGCGAGCTTCGCGCGGTGCGCGACGGCGGCGATCGCCCGTTCGTGGCCGGCGACAAGAGCGCGACGGATACGCCGGGGGCCTCGTTCCAGACCGGATTCACGGTCGACCGCTTCGCCAGCGCGGCGGATGCGCCAGTGCCCGTGGCCGCGTCTGCGCCGACGCTGGACAGCCTCTCCGCCGGCACGCTCGGCACGAAGTGGGGCGCGTCGGCCGCCGGAACGGGCGCCGATGCCGTGGGCGCGGCGCCGACGGCGACCGCCCGCGTCGACACGCCGCTCGGCCTGCCCGGCTGGGGCGACGCCTTCCAGCAGAAAGTGGTCTGGATGGTCGATCGCCAGCTCGAGCGGGCGGAGCTGCACATCAATCCCCAGCACCTCGGGCCGGTCGACGTCATGCTCGACATGACCGGCGACGGCGCCCAGATCGCCTTCACCTCGCCGCATGCCGCAGTGCGGGAGGCGATCGAATCGACCCTCCCCGACCTGCGCAACGCGCTCGACGCCAGGGGCCTCTCGCTCGGTCAGGCGAGCGTCGGAGCCGACTCGGGCGCCGCGCGCGAACAGTTCGCCGAACAGGCCCGCGAAGCCGCCAGGAACGCCCACCCCGGCCGCTCGGGCGGCTCCGAGCCCGTGGTCGAGGCCCGCACCCCTGCCCGTGCAGCGATCGTCCGTCGCGGCCTGGTAGACACGTTTGCCTGA
- the fliI gene encoding flagellar protein export ATPase FliI, producing MSARVARLQKFVQDCSNVAGSVPRVTASGRLTKVTGLVMEASGLRLPVGSSCSVSMPGGKNIDAEVVGFADERLFLMPASDIYGVVPGARVVPVEHEIDRPSLDAPPHPRRRASDQAKHVPVGPGLLGRVLDSTGKPLDGRGPLLVERTVSLHGRVLNPLERAPITQVLDVGVRAINAITTVGRGQRMGLMAGSGVGKSVLLGMMARYTEADVIVVGLIGERGREVKEFIENILGEEGLRRSVVVAAPADVSPLLRMQGASYATAIAEYFRDQGKHVLLIMDSLTRYAMAQREIALAIGEPPVTKGYPPSVFAKIPQIVERAGNGAEGGGSITAFYTVLVEGDDQQDPVGDSARAILDGHIVLTRSLADQGHYPAIDIEQSVSRAMTNIIDQDQFSVVRRFKSLYSRYQRNRDLITVGAYAAGTDQLLDRAIALHPHMEAFLQQNIGEKAPYGECLEGMEAIVAGGHE from the coding sequence ATGAGCGCACGCGTCGCACGACTGCAGAAGTTCGTCCAGGACTGCTCGAACGTCGCGGGCTCGGTCCCGCGCGTCACCGCCAGCGGCCGACTGACCAAGGTCACCGGGCTCGTCATGGAAGCCTCCGGCCTGCGCCTGCCGGTCGGCAGCTCGTGCTCGGTGAGCATGCCCGGCGGCAAGAACATCGATGCGGAAGTCGTGGGCTTCGCCGACGAGCGCCTCTTCCTCATGCCCGCCTCCGACATCTACGGCGTCGTCCCCGGCGCGCGCGTGGTGCCGGTGGAGCACGAGATCGATCGTCCCAGCCTCGACGCCCCACCCCATCCGCGGCGCCGCGCGTCGGACCAGGCGAAGCACGTCCCGGTCGGCCCCGGCCTGCTCGGCCGCGTGCTCGATTCGACCGGCAAGCCGCTCGACGGCCGCGGACCGCTGCTCGTCGAGCGCACGGTCTCGCTGCACGGCCGCGTGTTGAATCCGCTCGAGCGCGCGCCGATCACCCAGGTGCTCGACGTCGGCGTGCGCGCGATCAACGCGATCACCACCGTGGGGCGCGGCCAGCGCATGGGCTTGATGGCGGGCTCGGGCGTCGGCAAGTCGGTGCTGCTCGGCATGATGGCGCGCTATACCGAAGCCGACGTGATCGTGGTCGGGCTGATCGGCGAGCGGGGCCGCGAAGTGAAGGAATTCATCGAGAACATCCTCGGCGAGGAAGGGCTGCGGCGCTCGGTCGTCGTGGCCGCGCCGGCGGACGTCTCGCCGCTGCTGCGCATGCAGGGCGCCTCCTACGCGACCGCGATCGCCGAATACTTCCGCGACCAGGGCAAGCACGTGCTGCTCATCATGGATTCGCTCACGCGCTACGCGATGGCGCAGCGCGAGATCGCGCTCGCGATCGGCGAGCCGCCGGTGACCAAGGGCTATCCGCCATCCGTGTTCGCGAAGATCCCGCAGATCGTCGAGCGCGCGGGCAACGGCGCCGAAGGCGGCGGCTCGATCACCGCGTTCTACACCGTGCTCGTCGAAGGCGACGACCAGCAGGACCCGGTCGGCGATTCGGCGCGCGCGATTCTCGACGGACACATCGTGCTCACGCGCTCGCTCGCCGATCAAGGCCACTACCCCGCGATCGACATCGAGCAGTCGGTGTCGCGGGCGATGACCAACATCATCGATCAGGATCAGTTCTCGGTGGTGCGGCGCTTCAAGTCGCTGTACTCGCGCTACCAGCGCAACCGCGACCTGATCACGGTGGGTGCTTACGCGGCCGGCACCGATCAATTGCTCGACCGCGCGATCGCGCTGCACCCGCACATGGAAGCGTTCCTGCAGCAGAACATCGGCGAGAAGGCGCCGTACGGCGAGTGCCTCGAAGGCATGGAGGCGATCGTCGCGGGCGGACACGAATAA
- the fliJ gene encoding flagellar export protein FliJ produces the protein MKNTFRLKVVQDLAIKASDDAALALGQLNAEVTRQEQKLEMLVQYREDYRGRVRSTVNQDVHTAAWMNLQQFLGKLDEAIEQQRSAVALAKAAVVRGQDDWQAKQVKVKAFDKLEQRHNAAADERMKKFEQRATDEFAARGHNAKG, from the coding sequence ATGAAGAATACGTTCCGGCTGAAAGTGGTGCAGGACCTGGCGATCAAGGCGAGCGACGACGCGGCGCTCGCGCTCGGGCAGCTCAACGCCGAAGTGACGAGGCAGGAGCAGAAGCTCGAGATGCTGGTGCAGTACCGCGAGGATTACCGCGGGCGCGTGCGCAGCACGGTCAATCAGGACGTGCACACCGCGGCCTGGATGAACCTGCAGCAGTTCCTGGGAAAGCTCGACGAAGCGATCGAGCAGCAGCGCTCGGCGGTCGCGCTGGCGAAGGCGGCGGTGGTGCGCGGCCAGGACGACTGGCAGGCGAAGCAGGTGAAAGTGAAAGCGTTCGACAAGCTCGAGCAGCGGCACAACGCCGCCGCGGACGAGCGGATGAAGAAATTCGAGCAGCGCGCGACCGACGAGTTCGCCGCGCGCGGCCATAACGCCAAGGGTTAA
- a CDS encoding flagellar regulator YcgR PilZN domain-containing protein translates to MGPRLTLLDTSRTTGADYVDTAIGVAAVLRKVAATRARAALYLDDGETFLHTCVLGVEPDAFYFEKGPDPKLNGEVLAAREMTLVTADHSVPVQFTVAAAEAATFEGADAFRAPLPERLLRLQRRDFYRLTGPELNSVMRVQVVPAHEPANLLQPVVIDLSCGGMSIDIPIASGMLPDRSRHTCTLEFPGLARIDTVLYVCLSREVSMENGVPGRRYGVEFLNLDAKSVALIQRFINDEERRLIRSARK, encoded by the coding sequence ATGGGACCCCGACTCACTCTGCTCGACACGTCCCGCACTACCGGCGCGGACTACGTCGACACCGCCATCGGCGTGGCCGCGGTGCTGCGCAAGGTCGCGGCGACACGCGCGCGCGCGGCCCTCTACCTCGACGACGGCGAGACGTTCCTGCACACCTGCGTGCTCGGCGTCGAGCCCGACGCGTTCTACTTCGAAAAAGGGCCGGACCCGAAGCTCAACGGTGAGGTGCTGGCGGCGCGCGAGATGACACTCGTCACGGCCGATCACAGCGTCCCGGTGCAGTTCACGGTGGCGGCGGCCGAAGCGGCGACGTTCGAAGGCGCGGACGCTTTCCGCGCTCCGCTGCCCGAGCGCCTGCTGCGGCTCCAGCGGCGCGACTTCTACCGCTTGACCGGGCCGGAGCTGAACTCGGTGATGCGCGTTCAGGTCGTGCCGGCGCACGAGCCGGCGAATCTGCTCCAGCCCGTCGTGATCGACCTCTCGTGCGGGGGCATGTCGATCGACATCCCGATCGCATCCGGCATGCTCCCGGACCGCTCGCGCCACACCTGCACCCTCGAATTTCCGGGTCTCGCCCGCATCGACACCGTGCTGTACGTGTGCCTCTCGCGCGAGGTATCGATGGAGAACGGCGTCCCCGGCCGCCGTTACGGCGTCGAATTCCTGAATCTGGACGCGAAGTCGGTCGCGCTGATCCAGCGCTTCATCAACGACGAGGAACGCCGGCTGATCCGCAGCGCCCGGAAGTAA
- the fliG gene encoding flagellar motor switch protein FliG, protein MSDNNEGIQKAAILLMSLGEDDAAEVFKFLGPKEVQKIGTAMAALKGATREEITGVLDEFCTQAGESTTIGMSSDEYIKQVLRKALGDDRAAHLIDRILQGGDTSGIEGLKWMDAQSVSELIKNEHPQIIATILVHLDRDQASEILLHFTERLRNDTLLRIATLDGIQPQALRELNDVLNKLLSGTDNVKKAPMGGVRCAAEILNFMPQTHESSVIEGVKGYDADLAQKIVDQMFTWDNVMEIDDRGIQVVLREVQTDQLILALKGSSQQFRDKIFKNMSTRAAESLKEDLEAKGAVRVSEVEATQKEILKVVRRLGEEGQIQLGGKAEEAYV, encoded by the coding sequence ATGAGCGATAACAACGAAGGCATACAAAAGGCGGCGATCCTCCTGATGTCGCTCGGCGAGGACGACGCGGCCGAGGTGTTCAAGTTCCTCGGTCCGAAGGAAGTCCAGAAGATCGGCACCGCGATGGCCGCGCTCAAGGGCGCGACGCGCGAGGAGATCACCGGCGTGCTCGACGAGTTCTGCACCCAGGCCGGAGAGTCGACGACCATCGGCATGAGCTCGGACGAATACATCAAGCAGGTCCTGAGGAAAGCGCTCGGCGACGACCGCGCGGCGCACCTGATCGACCGCATCCTGCAGGGCGGCGACACCAGCGGCATCGAGGGGCTGAAGTGGATGGACGCGCAGTCGGTGTCGGAGCTCATCAAGAACGAGCACCCGCAGATCATCGCGACCATCCTCGTCCACCTCGACCGCGACCAGGCGTCCGAGATCCTGCTGCACTTCACCGAGCGCCTGCGCAACGACACGCTGCTGCGCATCGCGACGCTGGACGGCATCCAGCCGCAGGCGCTGCGCGAGCTGAACGACGTGCTGAACAAGCTGCTCTCGGGCACCGACAACGTCAAGAAGGCGCCGATGGGCGGCGTGCGCTGCGCGGCGGAGATCCTCAACTTCATGCCGCAAACGCACGAGTCGTCGGTGATCGAGGGCGTCAAGGGTTACGACGCCGATCTCGCGCAGAAGATCGTCGACCAGATGTTCACGTGGGACAACGTCATGGAGATCGACGACCGCGGCATCCAGGTGGTGCTGCGCGAAGTGCAGACGGACCAGCTCATCCTCGCGCTCAAGGGCTCGTCGCAGCAGTTCCGCGACAAGATCTTCAAGAACATGTCGACTCGCGCCGCCGAATCGCTCAAGGAAGACCTCGAGGCGAAAGGTGCGGTGCGGGTCTCCGAAGTCGAAGCGACGCAGAAGGAGATCCTCAAGGTCGTGCGCCGCCTCGGCGAGGAAGGCCAGATCCAGCTCGGCGGCAAGGCTGAGGAAGCGTACGTCTGA
- the fliN gene encoding flagellar motor switch protein FliN codes for MSDNVIAAAGSDTDDWAAAMAEQARMDATAPAQRAPSAVFEQFSADAPKSAGANDIDLILDIPVQLTVELGRTKIAIKNLLQLAQGSVVELDGLAGEPMDVFVNGCLIAQGEVVVVNDKFGIRLTDIITPSERIRKLKR; via the coding sequence ATGAGTGACAACGTAATCGCCGCAGCCGGCTCGGATACCGACGACTGGGCGGCCGCGATGGCCGAGCAGGCCCGCATGGACGCGACCGCCCCGGCGCAGCGCGCGCCGAGCGCCGTGTTCGAGCAGTTCTCCGCCGACGCGCCGAAATCGGCGGGCGCGAACGACATCGACCTGATCCTCGACATCCCGGTCCAGCTCACGGTCGAGCTCGGCCGCACCAAGATCGCGATCAAGAACCTGCTGCAGCTCGCGCAGGGCTCGGTCGTCGAGCTCGACGGCCTGGCGGGCGAGCCGATGGACGTCTTCGTCAACGGCTGCCTCATCGCCCAGGGCGAGGTCGTGGTCGTCAACGACAAGTTCGGCATCCGCCTCACCGACATCATCACGCCGTCCGAGCGCATCCGGAAGCTCAAGCGATGA
- the fliE gene encoding flagellar hook-basal body complex protein FliE, translating to MLSQLRTAQALASRKPQAKEEVAPAAGESGSFASALKTSLSEVARTQNQAEQLQKDFTVGDPNTSLQDVVVAMQKSQIAFSQAVQVRNKLVQAYHDIMNMQV from the coding sequence ATGCTCTCGCAGCTGCGCACCGCGCAGGCGCTCGCGAGCCGCAAGCCGCAGGCGAAAGAAGAGGTCGCGCCCGCCGCCGGGGAATCCGGCAGCTTCGCCAGCGCGCTCAAGACTTCGCTGTCGGAAGTCGCCCGCACCCAGAACCAGGCCGAGCAGCTTCAGAAGGACTTCACCGTCGGCGACCCGAACACCAGCCTGCAGGACGTCGTGGTCGCGATGCAGAAGTCGCAGATCGCGTTCAGCCAGGCCGTTCAGGTACGGAACAAGTTAGTGCAGGCCTACCACGACATCATGAACATGCAGGTCTGA
- a CDS encoding FliH/SctL family protein — translation MPQSPLIPKEQAAGIQRWEFGTFDGPRDRRKGESVASAAAAATAAAASATRVRELTERAKAEGYAAGHREGLEAARQQAAAETGARIARADQLLHELAEDLQRFDRELAHEVVQLGLAVAKKMIGAALKANPEVVRVAVEEALRHVAHVRGPVTLAVNPDDAAVVRAYLETSPPQSGWSVREDPLVAAGGCRVETAAGEVDATLESRWHRVTAALGTATNWVEE, via the coding sequence ATGCCGCAGAGCCCGCTCATCCCGAAGGAACAGGCCGCAGGCATCCAGCGCTGGGAGTTCGGCACGTTCGACGGTCCGCGCGACCGCCGCAAAGGCGAAAGCGTCGCGTCCGCAGCCGCCGCGGCGACCGCCGCGGCCGCCTCTGCTACTCGCGTGCGCGAGCTCACCGAACGCGCCAAGGCCGAAGGCTACGCCGCCGGCCATCGCGAAGGCCTCGAAGCCGCGCGGCAACAGGCCGCGGCCGAAACCGGCGCCCGCATCGCACGCGCCGACCAGCTCCTGCACGAGCTCGCGGAGGACTTGCAGCGCTTCGACCGCGAGCTCGCGCACGAAGTGGTGCAGCTCGGCCTCGCGGTCGCGAAGAAGATGATCGGCGCGGCCCTCAAAGCCAATCCCGAAGTCGTGCGTGTAGCGGTCGAGGAAGCGCTGCGCCACGTCGCGCACGTGCGCGGCCCCGTCACGCTCGCGGTCAATCCCGACGACGCCGCGGTGGTGCGCGCCTACCTCGAAACCTCGCCGCCGCAGAGCGGCTGGAGCGTGCGCGAAGACCCGCTCGTCGCTGCCGGCGGCTGTCGGGTCGAAACCGCGGCGGGCGAAGTCGACGCGACGCTCGAGAGCCGCTGGCATCGCGTCACCGCGGCGCTCGGCACGGCCACGAACTGGGTCGAAGAATGA
- the fliM gene encoding flagellar motor switch protein FliM: protein MAKDFLSQDEVDALLNGVTGVTDEPPAPEETTGVRPYNLATQERIVRGRMPTLEIINERFARLLRIGLFNFVRRTAEISVGPVRVVKYSEFVRNLVVPTNLNLVQIKPLRGTGLLIFNPDLVYLIIDNLFGGNGQFHTRVEGRDFTQTEQRIIQRMLAVVFEDLEKAWQPVHPISIEYVRSEMNTQFANIATPNEVVVVTTFNIELGSAGGEFHICMPYSMIEPIRDILCSSLQGEQVDVDKRWVKMLSRQVQSADVELIVNLGKAELTLQQVLNMTPGDVIALDIAQPLVAEVDNVPVMECKCGVFNGNYAVRVERLLPASGNEQ, encoded by the coding sequence ATGGCCAAGGATTTCCTCTCGCAGGACGAAGTCGATGCGCTGCTGAACGGCGTCACCGGCGTCACCGACGAGCCGCCCGCACCGGAAGAGACCACCGGCGTGCGGCCGTACAACCTCGCGACGCAGGAGCGGATCGTCCGCGGCCGCATGCCCACGCTCGAGATCATCAACGAGCGTTTCGCGCGCCTTCTGCGCATCGGCCTTTTCAACTTCGTGCGCCGCACCGCCGAGATCTCGGTGGGGCCGGTGCGCGTGGTCAAGTACAGCGAGTTCGTCCGCAACCTGGTGGTGCCGACGAACCTGAACCTGGTGCAGATCAAGCCGCTGCGCGGCACCGGTCTGCTGATCTTCAACCCGGACCTCGTCTACCTCATCATCGACAACCTCTTCGGCGGCAACGGACAGTTCCACACGCGCGTCGAAGGCCGCGACTTCACGCAGACCGAGCAGCGCATCATCCAGCGCATGCTCGCGGTGGTGTTCGAGGACCTCGAGAAGGCGTGGCAGCCGGTGCACCCGATCAGCATCGAGTACGTGCGCTCGGAGATGAACACGCAGTTCGCCAACATCGCCACGCCCAACGAAGTGGTCGTGGTGACCACGTTCAACATCGAGCTCGGCAGCGCGGGCGGCGAGTTCCACATCTGCATGCCCTACTCGATGATCGAGCCGATCCGCGACATCCTCTGCTCGAGCCTCCAGGGCGAGCAGGTCGACGTCGACAAACGCTGGGTGAAGATGCTCAGCAGGCAGGTGCAGTCGGCCGATGTCGAGCTCATCGTCAATCTGGGCAAGGCCGAGCTCACCCTGCAGCAGGTCCTCAACATGACGCCGGGCGACGTGATCGCGCTCGACATCGCCCAGCCGCTCGTCGCCGAAGTCGACAACGTGCCGGTGATGGAATGCAAGTGCGGCGTTTTCAACGGCAACTACGCGGTGAGGGTCGAGCGCCTCTTACCCGCCTCTGGCAACGAACAGTGA
- a CDS encoding flagellar basal body-associated FliL family protein: protein MAKQSDNAAADADAPKKKGKKLVLIAGVLVLALGGGGAGAWYFMRPADKHDEEKTAEPEKPAQFLPLESFTVNLAGSDGAPQYLQAGLTLKLRHDAKVETIKERMPEIRNRILLILSGKKASELLPVAGKQQLATELSETVREIVGDAAGSKSAPKKAKKAKKVEAEDEAKDEEASEKGDKAEKSDDAEDKDTKDAKAEAKAKARAKKARTEVAKNDIEVLFTSFIIQ from the coding sequence ATGGCCAAACAATCCGACAACGCAGCCGCGGACGCGGACGCGCCCAAGAAGAAGGGCAAGAAGCTCGTTCTGATCGCCGGAGTGCTCGTGCTCGCCCTCGGGGGCGGGGGCGCGGGCGCATGGTATTTCATGCGCCCCGCCGATAAGCACGACGAGGAAAAGACGGCGGAACCCGAGAAGCCCGCACAGTTCCTGCCGCTCGAGTCGTTCACCGTGAACCTCGCGGGCAGCGACGGCGCACCACAATACCTGCAGGCGGGCCTCACGCTCAAGCTCAGGCACGACGCGAAGGTCGAAACGATCAAGGAGCGCATGCCCGAGATCCGCAATCGCATCCTGCTCATCCTCTCCGGCAAGAAAGCCTCGGAGCTCCTCCCGGTCGCCGGCAAGCAGCAGCTCGCCACCGAGCTTTCGGAAACGGTGCGCGAGATCGTCGGCGATGCCGCCGGATCGAAGTCCGCGCCGAAGAAAGCCAAGAAGGCGAAAAAGGTCGAGGCGGAAGACGAAGCGAAAGACGAAGAAGCCTCCGAGAAGGGCGACAAGGCCGAGAAGTCCGACGACGCCGAAGACAAAGACACCAAGGATGCGAAGGCCGAAGCCAAGGCCAAAGCCCGGGCGAAGAAAGCCAGGACCGAAGTCGCGAAGAACGACATCGAAGTGCTCTTCACCTCCTTCATCATCCAGTAA
- a CDS encoding polymer-forming cytoskeletal protein, producing the protein MFNRDGLFGKKDENPRNDLRPVNVTPGLSGGSSPSRPQPQVQPQAETHKPDLRFAETPKAPVAAARVEEPAGSRLIVGPDIKLKGVEITDCDTLVVEGRVEASMDSRVVQIAENGVFSGTVSIDVAEIRGIFEGELTARKQLVIFSTGRVSGRIRYGNIRIEEGGEIAGEVSTLAKARPQQQPAAAAPIAAPAPAAAPAAPPALEPEAPTLTTEPITVRPPLKQPLKGTGVNTV; encoded by the coding sequence GTGTTCAATCGAGACGGCCTGTTCGGCAAGAAGGACGAGAATCCGCGCAACGACCTGCGTCCGGTCAACGTGACCCCGGGGCTGTCGGGAGGCTCGTCACCGTCGCGGCCCCAGCCCCAGGTGCAACCGCAGGCCGAGACGCACAAGCCCGACCTGCGCTTCGCCGAGACGCCCAAGGCCCCCGTCGCCGCCGCCCGGGTCGAAGAGCCCGCCGGCAGCCGGCTCATCGTCGGCCCGGACATCAAGCTCAAAGGCGTGGAGATCACCGACTGCGACACCTTGGTCGTGGAGGGCCGTGTCGAGGCCTCGATGGACAGCCGCGTCGTGCAGATCGCCGAGAACGGCGTGTTCTCGGGCACCGTCAGCATCGATGTCGCGGAGATCCGCGGGATCTTCGAAGGCGAGCTCACCGCGAGAAAGCAGCTCGTCATCTTCTCGACCGGCCGGGTTTCGGGCCGCATTCGCTACGGCAACATCCGCATCGAGGAAGGCGGCGAGATCGCCGGCGAAGTGAGCACGCTCGCCAAGGCCCGTCCGCAGCAGCAGCCGGCCGCGGCGGCGCCGATCGCCGCCCCGGCACCCGCGGCCGCTCCTGCAGCGCCGCCCGCGCTCGAGCCGGAAGCGCCGACCCTCACCACCGAGCCCATCACCGTCCGCCCGCCGCTAAAGCAGCCCCTCAAAGGCACCGGCGTCAATACTGTCTAA
- the fliF gene encoding flagellar basal-body MS-ring/collar protein FliF gives MSGEAAAEGIAQRLPAWTRIPPQQLLAILMVVATALALVIGGWMWSTAPDYKVLFSNLSDKDGGAVVAALQQANVPYKFADGGGAILVPAEHVHDLRLKLAGQGLPKGGLVGLELMEGQRFGASQFLEQVNYQRGLEGELARSIQTIQAVATARIHLALPRGTAFLREQAKPSASVLVHLHPGRTLDQTQVAAIVHLVSNSVPDLAPKNVTVVDQNGTLLSADGNSQGPAVDTKQLKYRQETELGYIKRIEAILAPVLGAANVRAQVSADLDFSEVEQAEELYKPNGKPEEAAVRTSQTSEQSGPASNGGASGVPGALTNQPPQSGGAPVQADPNATAASTPGASGSTRKESAVTYEVDKSIRHTRIAQGRIKRLSVAVVVNDRQLTDAKGKVTSKPLTDAEKQQITELVKGVMGYDKERGDTLSVINSAFSTPAAEKVVDVPMWKDPSIIGMAKEIGKYLLYGALVLFILMKLKPFVSNILKPAPLVAAPAQLAGPAVEGELIDEPAKVVDRYETTLGNAKQIAKQDPKVVANVVKNWVGSNER, from the coding sequence ATGTCAGGTGAAGCAGCAGCAGAAGGCATCGCTCAGCGGCTCCCCGCGTGGACGCGCATCCCGCCCCAACAGCTCCTCGCCATCCTCATGGTGGTGGCGACCGCCCTCGCCCTGGTGATCGGCGGCTGGATGTGGAGCACCGCCCCCGACTACAAGGTCCTGTTCTCGAACCTCTCGGACAAGGACGGCGGCGCGGTGGTCGCGGCGCTCCAGCAGGCCAACGTCCCCTACAAGTTCGCGGACGGCGGCGGCGCCATCCTGGTGCCGGCCGAGCACGTCCACGACCTGCGCCTGAAGCTCGCCGGACAGGGCCTGCCCAAGGGCGGGCTGGTCGGCCTGGAGCTCATGGAAGGCCAGCGCTTCGGCGCGAGCCAGTTCCTCGAGCAGGTCAACTACCAGCGCGGCCTCGAAGGCGAGCTCGCGCGATCGATCCAGACGATCCAGGCCGTCGCGACCGCCCGGATCCACCTGGCGCTGCCGCGCGGCACCGCCTTCCTGCGCGAGCAGGCCAAGCCCTCCGCCTCGGTGCTCGTCCACCTGCACCCGGGCCGCACGCTCGACCAGACCCAGGTCGCGGCGATCGTTCACCTCGTCTCGAACTCGGTCCCGGACCTCGCGCCCAAGAACGTCACGGTCGTCGACCAGAACGGGACGCTGCTGTCCGCCGACGGCAACTCGCAGGGTCCGGCGGTCGACACCAAACAGCTCAAGTATCGCCAGGAGACCGAGCTGGGCTACATCAAGCGCATCGAGGCGATCCTCGCCCCGGTGCTCGGCGCCGCGAACGTGCGCGCGCAGGTCTCGGCCGACCTGGACTTCTCGGAAGTCGAGCAGGCCGAGGAGCTTTACAAGCCGAACGGCAAGCCCGAGGAAGCCGCGGTCCGCACGTCGCAGACGAGCGAGCAGTCCGGTCCCGCGAGCAACGGCGGCGCCTCGGGCGTTCCGGGCGCGCTGACCAACCAGCCGCCGCAGAGCGGCGGCGCGCCGGTGCAAGCGGATCCCAATGCAACCGCCGCGAGCACCCCGGGCGCCTCGGGCAGCACGCGCAAGGAATCGGCGGTCACCTACGAAGTCGACAAGAGCATCCGCCACACCCGCATCGCGCAGGGCCGCATCAAGCGCCTGTCGGTCGCGGTGGTCGTCAACGACCGCCAGCTCACCGACGCCAAAGGCAAGGTCACGAGCAAGCCGCTCACCGACGCGGAGAAGCAGCAGATCACCGAGCTCGTCAAAGGCGTAATGGGTTACGACAAGGAGCGCGGCGACACGCTGTCGGTCATCAACAGCGCGTTCTCCACGCCTGCGGCGGAGAAAGTGGTCGACGTGCCGATGTGGAAGGACCCCTCGATCATCGGCATGGCGAAGGAGATCGGCAAGTACCTGCTCTACGGCGCGCTCGTGCTCTTCATCCTGATGAAGCTGAAGCCCTTCGTGAGCAACATCCTGAAGCCCGCGCCGCTGGTGGCCGCGCCGGCGCAGCTCGCCGGACCCGCCGTCGAAGGCGAGCTCATCGACGAGCCGGCGAAGGTCGTGGACCGCTACGAGACCACGCTCGGCAACGCGAAGCAGATCGCCAAGCAGGACCCGAAGGTCGTCGCCAACGTCGTCAAGAACTGGGTAGGCAGCAATGAGCGATAA